The proteins below come from a single Falco rusticolus isolate bFalRus1 chromosome 8, bFalRus1.pri, whole genome shotgun sequence genomic window:
- the BOLL gene encoding protein boule-like isoform X1: MEPEGATTNRMQTESLSSCPNAVSPVPLDNLTGGPSFGTVTPNRVFVGGIDFKTNENELRKFFAQYGSVKEVKIVNDRAGISKGYGFITFETQEDAQKILQEAKKLNYKDKKLNIGPAIRKQQLRSPRSTIIPEAGTMYLTTSSGYPYIYHNGVAYFHMAEVASLPQPWPSRSVSSPPVMVAQPVYQSPTYHYQAPTQCLPSQWQWSVPQSPASPPSLLYLQPSEVIYQPVGITQESGCIPAPLLVEAAVPELYSDHGVQAPHHQPYAQSTIAIPAPTLWSIHY; this comes from the exons ATGGAGCCCGAAGGCGCG ACCACAAATCGGATGCAAACAGAATCTTTATCTTCATGTCCCAATGCTGTATCTCCGGTGCCATTAGATAATCTGACCGGTGGTCCAAGTTTTGGAACAGTTACTCCAAATCGGGTCTTTGTGGGAGGAATTgattttaag ACTAATGAAAATGAGCTGAGGAAGTTTTTTGCTCAGTATGGCAGTGTGAAAGAAGTGAAGATAGTAAATGACAGAGCTGGAATATCAAAGGG gtATGGCTTCATTACTTTTGAAACCCAAGAAGATGCACAGAAGATTTTACAAGAG GCTAAAAAACTTAATTATAAGGATAAGAAACTGAATATTGGTCCAGCAATAAGAAAACAACAGTTACGGAGTCCTC GTTCTACTATAATTCCCGAAGCTGGTACAATGTACTTAACCACTTCAAGTGGATATCCGTACATTTACCATAATGGAGTGGCTTATTTTCATATGGCTGAAGTTGCTTCGCTTCCTCAGCCATGGCCA tctCGCTCTGTTTCCAGTCCACCTGTGATGGTAGCTCAACCGGTTTATCAGTCTCCTACATACCATTATCAG GCACCCACACAGTGTCTTCCAAGTCAGTGGCAGTGGTCTGTTCCACAG tctcCTGCCTCTCCACCTTCATTGTTGTATTTGCAACCATCTGAAGTCATTTATCAGCCCGTAGGGATTACCCAGGAAAGTGGATGTATACCTGCACCTCTCCTAGTGGAAGCTGCAGTTCCTGAG CTGTATTCTGATCATGGAGTTCAAGCACCACATCACCAGCCTTATGCCCAGAGTACCATAGCCATACCTGCACCT
- the BOLL gene encoding protein boule-like isoform X2 → MEPEGATTNRMQTESLSSCPNAVSPVPLDNLTGGPSFGTVTPNRVFVGGIDFKTNENELRKFFAQYGSVKEVKIVNDRAGISKGYGFITFETQEDAQKILQEAKKLNYKDKKLNIGPAIRKQQLRSPRSTIIPEAGTMYLTTSSGYPYIYHNGVAYFHMAEVASLPQPWPSRSVSSPPVMVAQPVYQSPTYHYQSPASPPSLLYLQPSEVIYQPVGITQESGCIPAPLLVEAAVPELYSDHGVQAPHHQPYAQSTIAIPAPTLWSIHY, encoded by the exons ATGGAGCCCGAAGGCGCG ACCACAAATCGGATGCAAACAGAATCTTTATCTTCATGTCCCAATGCTGTATCTCCGGTGCCATTAGATAATCTGACCGGTGGTCCAAGTTTTGGAACAGTTACTCCAAATCGGGTCTTTGTGGGAGGAATTgattttaag ACTAATGAAAATGAGCTGAGGAAGTTTTTTGCTCAGTATGGCAGTGTGAAAGAAGTGAAGATAGTAAATGACAGAGCTGGAATATCAAAGGG gtATGGCTTCATTACTTTTGAAACCCAAGAAGATGCACAGAAGATTTTACAAGAG GCTAAAAAACTTAATTATAAGGATAAGAAACTGAATATTGGTCCAGCAATAAGAAAACAACAGTTACGGAGTCCTC GTTCTACTATAATTCCCGAAGCTGGTACAATGTACTTAACCACTTCAAGTGGATATCCGTACATTTACCATAATGGAGTGGCTTATTTTCATATGGCTGAAGTTGCTTCGCTTCCTCAGCCATGGCCA tctCGCTCTGTTTCCAGTCCACCTGTGATGGTAGCTCAACCGGTTTATCAGTCTCCTACATACCATTATCAG tctcCTGCCTCTCCACCTTCATTGTTGTATTTGCAACCATCTGAAGTCATTTATCAGCCCGTAGGGATTACCCAGGAAAGTGGATGTATACCTGCACCTCTCCTAGTGGAAGCTGCAGTTCCTGAG CTGTATTCTGATCATGGAGTTCAAGCACCACATCACCAGCCTTATGCCCAGAGTACCATAGCCATACCTGCACCT